A region from the Candidatus Tenderia electrophaga genome encodes:
- the hisZ gene encoding ATP phosphoribosyltransferase regulatory subunit (May allow the feedback regulation of ATP phosphoribosyltransferase activity by histidine), which produces MTPKNDRWLLPEGIVELLPAQAQQLEQLRRRLLDTFNGWGYELVMPPLIEYLESLQVGTGNDLDLQTFKLTDQLTGRLMGVRADMTPQVARIDAHVLKRDLPTRLCYIGPVLHTRPSGFARARAPLQVGAELYGHAGIESDVEILRLMVETLKQAGVDNIHIDLGHVGIYRELVKEAGLSAEQEVTLFEALQRKAKPEIDACLAQWSVKQPLRRQLAGLVDLNGDRSVLERAREVFGNAGAGVQAALENLTRIAETAARHIGDLPLYFDLAELRGYRYQTGVVFAAFVPGHGQEIARGGRYDDIGKAFGRARPATGFSSDLKTLVALSQNHPPTPAGIFAPAVEDAALDAKIAQLRAQGERVVAMLPGQTGEAADFGCDRRLAQGDTGWDVMSV; this is translated from the coding sequence GTGACACCCAAAAATGATCGCTGGCTGCTGCCCGAAGGCATCGTCGAGCTGTTGCCGGCCCAGGCGCAACAACTAGAACAGTTGCGCCGCCGTCTGCTCGACACCTTCAACGGTTGGGGCTATGAACTGGTGATGCCGCCGCTGATCGAATATCTGGAATCCCTGCAGGTCGGCACCGGTAACGATCTCGATCTGCAAACCTTCAAACTCACCGACCAGCTCACCGGCCGCCTGATGGGGGTGCGCGCCGACATGACGCCGCAAGTGGCGCGCATCGATGCCCACGTGCTCAAGCGCGACCTGCCCACCCGGCTGTGTTACATCGGCCCGGTGCTGCATACCCGCCCCTCCGGTTTCGCACGCGCGCGCGCGCCGCTGCAGGTGGGGGCCGAACTCTACGGCCACGCCGGTATCGAGAGCGACGTGGAGATCCTGCGCCTGATGGTGGAGACCCTGAAACAGGCCGGCGTGGACAACATCCACATCGATCTGGGCCACGTCGGTATCTACCGCGAACTGGTGAAGGAGGCCGGTCTCAGCGCCGAGCAGGAAGTCACCTTGTTCGAGGCCCTGCAGCGCAAGGCCAAACCCGAGATAGACGCCTGCCTGGCGCAGTGGTCGGTCAAGCAGCCGCTGCGCCGCCAGCTCGCAGGCTTAGTGGATCTGAACGGCGACCGTTCCGTCTTGGAGCGCGCGCGCGAGGTGTTCGGCAATGCCGGCGCCGGCGTGCAGGCCGCGCTGGAGAACCTGACCCGCATCGCCGAAACGGCCGCGCGCCATATCGGCGACCTGCCTTTGTATTTTGATCTGGCCGAACTGCGCGGCTATCGCTATCAGACAGGCGTCGTGTTCGCCGCCTTTGTCCCCGGCCACGGTCAGGAGATCGCCCGCGGCGGCCGCTACGACGACATCGGCAAGGCCTTCGGCCGTGCCCGGCCGGCCACCGGTTTCAGCAGCGATCTCAAGACCCTGGTGGCCCTGAGTCAAAATCATCCGCCCACGCCGGCGGGGATCTTCGCCCCGGCGGTGGAGGATGCCGCCTTAGATGCTAAAATCGCCCAGCTGCGCGCACAGGGAGAGCGTGTCGTCGCCATGCTGCCGGGCCAGACCGGCGAGGCCGCGGATTTCGGCTGCGACCGTCGGCTGGCGCAGGGTGACACGGGTTGGGATGTAATGTCTGTTTAG
- a CDS encoding adenylosuccinate synthetase (catalyzes the formation of N6-(1,2,-dicarboxyethyl)-AMP from L-aspartate, inosine monophosphate and GTP in AMP biosynthesis) — MSSGKNIVVIGTQWGDEGKGKIVDLLTDKVAAVVRFQGGHNAGHTLVINGEKTVLHLIPSGILRQNVQCLIGNGVVLSPEALLTEIEGLEAKGVPARERLKISPSCPLILSYHVALDQAREKARGKLAIGTTGRGIGPAYEDKVARRGLRVDDLFHRERFAAKLGEVLDYHNFVLQNYYKTDPVDFQQVLEQSMSWAEELEPMAADVTGMLHAYHDRGEDVLYEGAQGALLDIDHGTYPFVTSSNTTAGGAATGSGMGPRELDYVIGITKAYTTRVGAGPFPTELFDEMGEHLASRGHEFGSTTGRARRCGWFDAVALRRSNQINSVTGLCITKLDVLDGLDTIRICVGYNCNGQEYNSASLAAEVLQECQPVYEDMPGWKESTVGVKRYEELPESARAYLKRIEEIVGVPIDIISTGPDREETIVLRNPFED; from the coding sequence ATGAGCAGTGGTAAGAACATAGTTGTCATCGGCACCCAATGGGGCGATGAAGGCAAGGGCAAGATCGTCGATCTGCTGACCGACAAGGTCGCGGCCGTGGTGCGGTTTCAGGGCGGCCATAACGCCGGGCACACCCTGGTGATCAACGGCGAGAAGACGGTCCTGCATCTGATTCCTTCCGGCATCCTGCGCCAAAACGTGCAATGCCTGATCGGCAACGGTGTCGTGCTGTCCCCCGAAGCTTTGCTCACGGAGATCGAAGGCCTGGAGGCCAAGGGCGTGCCCGCGCGCGAGCGCCTCAAGATCAGCCCCTCCTGCCCCTTGATCCTTTCTTATCATGTCGCCCTCGACCAGGCGCGTGAAAAGGCGCGCGGCAAGCTGGCCATCGGCACTACCGGCCGCGGCATCGGCCCGGCCTATGAAGACAAAGTGGCCCGTCGCGGCCTGCGTGTCGACGACCTGTTCCACCGCGAGCGTTTCGCCGCCAAGCTGGGCGAGGTTCTCGATTATCACAATTTTGTTCTGCAGAACTACTACAAGACCGACCCGGTGGATTTTCAGCAAGTCCTGGAGCAGAGCATGAGCTGGGCCGAAGAGCTGGAGCCCATGGCGGCCGATGTCACCGGTATGCTGCACGCGTATCACGACCGCGGCGAAGACGTGCTCTATGAAGGCGCTCAGGGGGCCTTGCTCGACATCGACCATGGCACCTATCCCTTTGTCACCTCGTCCAACACCACCGCCGGTGGCGCCGCGACCGGCAGTGGCATGGGGCCGCGCGAATTGGACTACGTCATCGGCATTACCAAGGCCTACACCACCCGCGTCGGCGCCGGCCCGTTTCCCACCGAACTGTTCGACGAAATGGGCGAACACCTGGCCAGCCGCGGTCACGAATTCGGCTCCACCACCGGGCGTGCGCGCCGCTGCGGCTGGTTCGATGCCGTCGCCCTGCGCCGCTCCAACCAGATCAACAGTGTCACCGGGCTGTGCATCACCAAGCTTGATGTGCTCGACGGCCTCGACACCATCCGCATCTGCGTCGGCTACAACTGCAACGGGCAGGAATACAACTCAGCCTCCCTGGCCGCCGAAGTGCTGCAAGAGTGCCAACCGGTCTACGAAGACATGCCCGGCTGGAAGGAATCCACCGTCGGGGTCAAACGCTATGAAGAGCTGCCCGAAAGCGCGCGCGCTTATCTTAAACGTATCGAAGAGATCGTCGGTGTGCCGATTGACATCATCTCCACCGGGCCGGACCGGGAGGAGACCATTGTGCTCAGGAACCCGTTCGAGGACTAG